The following nucleotide sequence is from Phaenicophaeus curvirostris isolate KB17595 chromosome 12, BPBGC_Pcur_1.0, whole genome shotgun sequence.
tgcaccTTAATTATGTCTCAAAAATAATGACACCTACCAGCTTTGAATTCACTTAGTAGCAAGTAGGTGTTACTTTCAAATTATATTTGATTAGATGTGAGCAAATTTACCGAGAGTCCTATACTGGTCTAGTATGTAGGAGAACGTTGACCTCTCATGGGGATTCTGCCTTGGGTGGTTCGTCGGCTTGCCGGCTGCCTTCGGTACGCAGGGCTCTCCCCTGGTTGAACCAGTATGGACTGCTGGCCCATGTTCCTCTGAGACTGGAAGATGCTTTGCTCCGCTGTGCTCCTCTCTGAACATGTGAAAGTCAACCCAATGCCGATGTTGCTCTTCATGGTTCTGGAGGTGCCATCAGAAGTGCCATCAAAACACCTGCCCAGGGCGATTTCCTTGGCAATCCTTGGGTCTTGGTCTGTGACAGTGTAGATGCCATAGTTGTGCCcaagtgggtccagaggagccagCATTGTGTACTCACTGGAGTCGTTGTTTGTGGCCATGGGGAGGTGGTTCACCAAGTACTCGTGCAGCATGCTGTTGACGCTCTCTCGGCGGCAGCTGCCTTGTGGGACAACTTTAACGAGTGTGCGGTCCACACGGTCTTGATCAAAGAGCATGCCACTGCACTTGAACTCCAGGCAGGCTGCTGACACATCTGGCTGCCCAGGATCCCGAATGCTGCGGACGTCCCTGATGCCATATAGCTTACCAATGGTACGTGGGTGTGTCCCACCCATGTTACGAGACCTTATATTTACCTCTTGGGgtccatttatttttactttaatgtAGCAGGCCCTAAATTCCATGGGCTTGGGCCACCATGCCAGGTAGTCATCAGTCCAGCTCATGAGGTCATCTTCACTGAAGGGAACAGTGTTGTAGTCATACCGGTCTCCCTCTATCCTGTAAAACCTGAAGTGAGCAGCACTGTGTGGGGCTTCCTCACATTCGCTTATGTTTTCATATGCATAAATTGGGCCATTATTCTCCTCTGGGGAATTAGGGCTTGGTTTGGCCATGTTAATGCTGAATGCCGTTTTCTTAGTGCTGGAGTCCTCGTGGTCTGTCCTCTTGTAGTTGAGCTTGTTGAGATATGGCTGTGGGACCCCAACAGCGTTAGGGTTGAGTTTGGGAGCAGAGGGTACAGCTTCAAGCTCTTCGCCCCCCATGCTTGCCAAGATATAAGCTGTGTAGGCCTCAGGGTTTTGTTCGTCACAGAAAGCGGGCACACAGGCGCCATTAGGACCAGTGACCACACTGTCAAAACGGCCCCATGCTCTGGGGTTGGAGGAGAACCCTGGTTCTGGTTCCATGTTTATAATAGAAATCACAACCCCTTGGATCTGCTCGCTTTGCAGAAATCTTTCACTTCTGTATGCTCGGATTTTAATGTAGCACCGTCTGCTCTCTGGGACGTCCAGGTTAAAAAGCCGCCTTTCTTTGATCTCCATGTTCCCAACCAAAAATGTTCTCTGCTCCCTTTTGCGTCGTCTGCTTTTCTCAAAGTTGAAgtccccttcttcctcccatAATCCTGTCTCTGGGTTCAGTGACCAAAGTTTCATCTCTTGCAGGTGCTCGGGCATcttgacttgagcagcatccaAATGAACCTTCACCTCCTCTGCATTAAGAGACTCGGTTCCCTGTTCATCAGTGAAGTCCACGGAAAACATGCCATACGTGCGGAGTGGGAATACATCTCCTTCATCATCTACAAAGTTCAGGTCACTTTGTGTCACAGCAGCTGTTGAGATGTTTCTTGGGTCCAGAAATGTCACACTGGCTTTCACTTTGCCTCTGTAGGCTTCTCCATTTTTCCTATAAAATGCATTGGGAGGGATTTCTAATTCAGCGATTGGATCATCTTCCATTTCTCCCAAGGAAATCATGTTGGTTTCTGTGGATTCCAGTGTAATAGGGGCTTTCTTTCTTAGTAGCTTGATATCGTGAAACACAGCACCTCCATTTTCCTTGAAGGGTAGAACTTTTGTTGTGTTCACAAACTTCTGCAGACGATCAACGAAAGTTAGAACCAGTCTTTCTGTGTCTGCTGGGACCTGGATGGAGAAGGTTCCCTTGTAGCCAGTCATGCTCACTCTCTTGTTCCCCATGTAGATGTGGCCAAACCTTAGCGGCTCACCATTATCTGCAGCTGTGGCTCTGCCTCGAACTGTTATTTTGGTCTCGGTGCATTTTTTGCAGCCACATTCTACGACTACTTTAGTGGGGAGCGTGTACCCATTGCAGGAGATGTCTCTGTTTACCATCTTGGACACCCCACAGCAGTAGGCAACGTTGTCCTTACACCGGAGTCCTTTATCCACCTTCCCAGTGCAGGTCTTTGCTGGGCACTTCCCCACATCATAGTAGAAGGAGTTAGTTTCTTTTTGGAAGCAGTCATGCGGAAGCTGGATGAGGTGGCTTTGGGGTTGGGAGTTACAGGCTGCCTCTTGTCTTCCTGTTGAATAGAAATTCTTAATGAGCAGCATGAAATAATTGTACAACCACTATGTGGTCTGAAAACCTCAGAGCTAAACATTACTACCAATAACAGTGAGGGTTTTGCAGCAATAAAAACAGATGTTTTGCAGGATTTTGGTTAGCTGATTTCATCTGGCCTCCATTTTGGTGAAGCAGGTGCTCAGCTTTAACTTTACAGCAGTGCTGTTTGTGGGAGCATCTCGGCTCCTGCTTACCCACCACTACCAACCAACCTACCCTCAGCCAGatgtgctgcagctgcctgaCTTTTTGTCTATGGACAGACAAAACCAGGTCCCAGGatgtaaaaccaaaaccaaaaccacagaaatatttgcatgtCAGGCACTACAGTGAGAAATCTGCTGAAACCAGCAGAGTGAGCTTGGCAGGTCACCTGCAACCCAGAGCTCCTGTTTGTAGAGAGCATCTGGTTCATAACCAGCACACACAAGCTTATCTGCTAACAGATGCAtgaaataaaccccaaaattttccctgtgacttttctttcccaCATCTACCACAGTTTCTGGTTTCTGCACTCCACCACCTCCCGAGCTGCTTGGAAAGCATCGTGCACATTTTCTCTTACCTATTACAGCAAGCTTGGCAGACTGGGACTTCGCCGAGCCCCCAGCACTGCTGGCCTTGCAGAAATACTCTCCAGACTGGTCTCTGTTCAGGTTCTTCAGAATCAGGttgtttttatatttgtatAAGGAGGGATCCAGCAGTGAGCCATTGTGGTACCTGCCAGGAACAGACAGGAAGTTAAGGGGACAGAGACTGACCATCTGGCCAAAGCAGAGTGTTGGCAGGATAGTGATGGCCTAATCCTGCATCCTGCCATGTGGATTGTGCCAGACCtcttgcctcagtttccccatttgTAGTCTGGCTAGGTAGCACCACCTAAAAGTTATTTCCCTTCCCTTGGCAGTACTGAGATGTGGCTGCTGGGTGGCTGGCagtcaggcagagctgctaATGTTTCTCACTCtcttatttgtgtttttttccagtaagtCCCTCTGCAGATGACATTACTGCACCTGTGAGAAACGCCAGCTCCACACATCTCAAGGAAACCGTCATTTCCAGCACTCAGTTCTTCGAGTATTTAGCTGTttaatagcttaaaaaaaacctttatgGAGATGGCAAGGAGATAAAAATGGAATCAGACCTGTGCCTGATCAAACTTTAGTTCCTTACCAGAGATAGCGGTCAGGAGCTGGGTTCCCAACGGCATCGCAGCAGAGAGACACGCTCTGTCCCACTCTCCTGGCTTTGTCCTCAGGGCTCCTGAAAACGTAGGGTTTGCCTGCGGGAAGACGAAAAGGCCATCTCGTTACTCTTCTCCTAAAATCAGAGTATATTTCTGATTATTGCATAAAGCCTCCCACATTCCCACCCCTtccacccccccatcccccaccTCTTTGGGGCTACCTGATCGTTGCAGTTGCACTTGGATTGCCAGGTTTCTTCTGTTGCTCACTGGCACAGTGACAGTCGCTGTTGCATATTTggctttctttattttaaggcTGGTTTTGCCATCAGGACAAACCCCTGGGATCCTAAACATGCCCCTGTTGTCAGCTGTTGTCAACAGCTTGAGTTTCGTGGCTTGCAGGTAGACCCGGGCATCGGCAGCGGGTGACCCGTCCTCTAGAGAGACTTTCCCATGCAGGATTGCATCCTCACACATGCAAGCATCGCAGTCGGCGTTGATGCGGCCCATGGGGCAGGTGATATTGcaggctggaggagaggcaGGCAAGTCAGAAAGCAGCCCCAAGTCCCCATACCGCTCACGGCACTGTCTTGAGTCTGCTTTTAATTTAGGTGCAATAAGGCAGATACTGCATAAGGAATAAATTGTacccaaaatgtatttttactgaTTATCAACAGCTGTGCATTAGAAACACAGGAACGATGTCATTTTGAACCTGACAATTAGTAGAAAGCAGTCATGTGGATATAATTACAGCTAGGAACTGTTATTCACTTTCCCCAAAGGGCTGAATTTCAGGGAAATTTTAATACAGATCAGCACATGAGCTCTTAGCTCAAACCTGGCAAAATTACAAATCCAAATGCCTTAAACTTGGTAGGTTTCTGCTACCAACTCATGTCCGAAAGTCATGATTTGTCTCTCTTAAAAGCTGTCTCAATGTCTCCCCTTATTTGATGGTATCCTGACTCAAGCAGGGTGTAAATTAATTGCCAAATGAGCATTACCTGATGGGTTTAATGAATGGTCTCCCAAACAGTGATTCTCAAACAGTTTCATTACCTACAACATTTAATCCTAAATAATAAACCTTGTCTTCCCAAGGCTAGAGCTCAGGTCATTCCTTTTACAATTGCTGAGCATCCCTGTACAGCAGCTacctgataattttttttctagctggAAATAAATGGATGAAATTAGGGAAAACTTGAAACCACTTTCCTGGAGAAAACATAGGCTATTTTCATAATGCTTTGTTTAAAACTGGATTAACAGAATAATATAATTACAATATAATGTACAATTACATTATATTACAATATAATTATAATTGCTATTTGGCTACAAACTCCCCATGCTCTGTTCCTTTAGTGCTCTCCAGCCCTGCTTGGGAAGGCACCAGCATCACAAAATTCTGGCAAAGGAGAGAAAGATGGTAAAATGACAGTGAAGGGAGTACAATGCCTACACAGTGGCGAGATCAAGACATCATCCTGTGCCCAAAAGTGAAGTTATAGGAGCACCTGAGCAAACATGTCCAATGCAGAGCCGCCCTTCCTCAGTTGCTTCATTACAGTGCACACCCCAGAGGCGCTCGGCTAGGCAGGATCTGGTACGCTTCTGCACACCGGTTTGGCCACACTTTCCTGAGCACTCACTCCATTTCGACCATGGAGACAAAAAGCGTTTTGAATCTTGCACCAGCGGACCTTGAATAACATCAGCGGTGTGTTACTGAGACGCACATTCCACGTATGGCTGCCCAAAAACAGGCAGCTGGTTTCTTAGCAGCTTCTATATAGCAGCGTCTATACAGCTCAAACTATGCGTTTAGATATTACACACCACATagattaaataaatgcaaagcatGTTCAGGGAGCTGGGAAAGAAAGCACAAGAAGGCGCCTGAATGCTCCTGACTTAATTCCCTGCAGGCTACCGAAGTCAGGATGATTAAGATAAACTCGACGGGAGCAAAGTGCAAGCAGCTCATGCTTAGTGTTGGGTAACTTTGGCTTAAAGGAAATCAAACACACATTGTCATTTAAATGCTGTCTGAGGGGAAACACTTGCCTGCATTTCAAATATGGTtagataaaaaaagaagaaagtaaaattgTTGGTATGGTCACGTTGAATGCCTTTAGCCATACTTCAACGTATGTTCTCTATAGGGGAAGCATGTGTCCTATTGCAAGCACTGGTTTTACAGAAGCCTAAGATGCTACTGAGCAAGCTGAGGGTATTCAGGGCCAGCTGATTTGTAACACGCAGGGAGGGTTTATTGGGAGTTTAATATGTGGTTAGTTTTGCAAAGGAATTTCTTTAACTGTGCTACTAGatggtttgggtttatttttaaatgacaatgttcTAATAATATTTATGAGGATGGGCTTGTGACTAAAGTTTctaaaaatggaaatgtgtGCTGTGTCATCTCTCACTCCTACGTTTCCACCTGATTTGTAATAAACTAGGTTCTCCTAGGAAGGGAGATGGCTGGACTATCTGAATAGTGATGGGCATAAATGAACCCCTGGCGTACAAAAGCAGGTGGCTGGAAAAGGCCATTTAAGTGGGAGCAGCCACAGAAACATCATGTCTGGTTTGGAGTGAGCACTTGGCTTAGACGGGCAAGTTTTTAATCTGCTGGTATGTTGGCATCTCCTATTCAGTATCCTGAGTGGTGCATCCGTAGACCTTATTTAGCAATTTGGGGGACGTAGGTGGAGATGGGTTGGTGATGCTCTCCCTTCCCAGTCAACACACGGATAAATGCCCATCTACCTGAGACAA
It contains:
- the CILP gene encoding cartilage intermediate layer protein 1, producing MISTKGWIPLLLLGATSVLGQRLLQPALGRIQIGQKTFSPLVMLSLESTRSNSRRGDPTFIYTRRSPLVQDSKRFLSPWSKWSECSGKCGQTGVQKRTRSCLAERLWGVHCNEATEEGRLCIGHVCSACNITCPMGRINADCDACMCEDAILHGKVSLEDGSPAADARVYLQATKLKLLTTADNRGMFRIPGVCPDGKTSLKIKKAKYATATVTVPVSNRRNLAIQVQLQRSGKPYVFRSPEDKARRVGQSVSLCCDAVGNPAPDRYLWYHNGSLLDPSLYKYKNNLILKNLNRDQSGEYFCKASSAGGSAKSQSAKLAVIGRQEAACNSQPQSHLIQLPHDCFQKETNSFYYDVGKCPAKTCTGKVDKGLRCKDNVAYCCGVSKMVNRDISCNGYTLPTKVVVECGCKKCTETKITVRGRATAADNGEPLRFGHIYMGNKRVSMTGYKGTFSIQVPADTERLVLTFVDRLQKFVNTTKVLPFKENGGAVFHDIKLLRKKAPITLESTETNMISLGEMEDDPIAELEIPPNAFYRKNGEAYRGKVKASVTFLDPRNISTAAVTQSDLNFVDDEGDVFPLRTYGMFSVDFTDEQGTESLNAEEVKVHLDAAQVKMPEHLQEMKLWSLNPETGLWEEEGDFNFEKSRRRKREQRTFLVGNMEIKERRLFNLDVPESRRCYIKIRAYRSERFLQSEQIQGVVISIINMEPEPGFSSNPRAWGRFDSVVTGPNGACVPAFCDEQNPEAYTAYILASMGGEELEAVPSAPKLNPNAVGVPQPYLNKLNYKRTDHEDSSTKKTAFSINMAKPSPNSPEENNGPIYAYENISECEEAPHSAAHFRFYRIEGDRYDYNTVPFSEDDLMSWTDDYLAWWPKPMEFRACYIKVKINGPQEVNIRSRNMGGTHPRTIGKLYGIRDVRSIRDPGQPDVSAACLEFKCSGMLFDQDRVDRTLVKVVPQGSCRRESVNSMLHEYLVNHLPMATNNDSSEYTMLAPLDPLGHNYGIYTVTDQDPRIAKEIALGRCFDGTSDGTSRTMKSNIGIGLTFTCSERSTAEQSIFQSQRNMGQQSILVQPGESPAYRRQPASRRTTQGRIPMRGQRSPTY